The Nodosilinea sp. PGN35 genome includes a region encoding these proteins:
- a CDS encoding NUDIX domain-containing protein yields the protein MVKTNSSKHLTQDDFLNLIDNAKLVSIDIVLRTADGAILKGKRINSPAKGKWFVPGGRICKGETIRTALARILQDELKIDSFALQGIFSGPYDHLYPGENSMDIPGIDTEYVVFGYYANVNRDYITLKNLPLEQHSRWAWIKEHDPEIFDTHENSRQYFELSKYVLFDPQAYETLNRRRDSFNQLLWSTPSVSLVAQSFLFSIILGSGVSNRSRFVASVLSIVVSVASLQLLSKHRYNEKELAVSLERIETCSNRYPLNSMLQPNSWFIRQSSYQLWLFMIGLFGVAALAVIVLLVFNPDFLAS from the coding sequence ATGGTTAAAACTAATTCTTCCAAGCATCTGACCCAGGATGATTTTTTAAATCTTATTGACAACGCTAAGCTGGTTTCTATTGATATTGTTCTTCGTACCGCCGATGGAGCAATTCTGAAGGGAAAACGAATCAACAGCCCTGCTAAGGGCAAATGGTTTGTGCCAGGGGGCAGGATTTGCAAGGGGGAGACTATTCGCACGGCGCTCGCTCGCATTCTTCAGGATGAGCTGAAAATTGACTCCTTCGCGCTACAGGGGATATTTTCTGGCCCCTACGACCACCTATACCCCGGCGAAAACTCCATGGATATCCCTGGGATAGATACTGAGTACGTTGTTTTTGGCTACTATGCCAACGTGAATCGAGACTATATTACGCTAAAAAATCTTCCCCTCGAACAGCACAGCCGATGGGCCTGGATTAAGGAGCACGATCCAGAGATATTTGATACCCACGAGAACTCCCGCCAATACTTTGAGCTTTCTAAGTACGTCCTATTTGATCCCCAAGCCTATGAGACATTAAATCGTCGGCGCGACAGTTTCAATCAACTGCTCTGGTCAACGCCTTCGGTGAGTCTCGTCGCTCAATCGTTTCTGTTTTCAATTATTTTGGGCTCTGGGGTCAGCAATAGGTCAAGGTTTGTCGCATCAGTTTTGTCTATTGTTGTCTCCGTAGCATCTTTGCAGCTCTTGTCAAAGCATAGATATAACGAGAAAGAGCTGGCTGTCAGCCTTGAAAGAATTGAAACTTGCTCAAATCGCTATCCTTTGAACAGCATGCTTCAGCCCAACAGCTGGTTTATTAGACAATCTTCTTATCAGCTGTGGTTGTTCATGATTGGGCTGTTTGGAGTAGCGGCCCTGGCAGTCATTGTGCTTCTGGTGTTCAATCCTGATTTTCTCGCGTCATAA
- a CDS encoding efflux RND transporter periplasmic adaptor subunit: protein MQFPFVGKVRRPLVWLLAGLTAVAVVVGTAGFGLWRSRQSAYDIDAFTTPAAIEPLTVRVAASGTVRPVQTVNLSPENAGILEELFVEQGDRVAAGQLIARMNSRDTAAQVQQNQAAVAEAEAALADLRRGSRPDEITQAEAAVEANRAQVRDAQARLDLATSDLARRQQLFERGAVAATDLDTAAREQRSAQAALEQAQARVTESLRRVDDLRSGPRQEAIAQAEARLAQARAQLAGAQIRQDESLIRAPFGGIITQKFATEGAFVTPTTSASDLSSATSTAIVALAEDLEVLAEVPEADIALIEPGQTVEVVADAFAEQTFAGRVKLVAPEAIDRQNVTLFQVRIELLDGKERLRSNMNVNVAFIGDQLANALVVPTVAVVTQAGQSGVLVPGANRDIVFQPVTLGPQVGNQIQIVDGLGEGDRVFIDLPPGRSLENITIRQER, encoded by the coding sequence ATGCAGTTTCCTTTTGTTGGTAAGGTGCGTCGCCCGCTGGTGTGGCTGCTGGCCGGGCTGACGGCGGTCGCCGTGGTGGTGGGCACGGCGGGGTTTGGGCTGTGGCGCAGTCGCCAGAGCGCCTACGACATCGACGCTTTTACCACCCCGGCGGCGATCGAGCCCCTGACGGTGCGGGTGGCGGCCAGCGGCACGGTGCGCCCGGTGCAGACGGTAAACCTCAGCCCTGAGAATGCCGGAATCTTAGAAGAACTCTTCGTGGAGCAGGGCGATCGCGTCGCGGCCGGTCAGCTGATCGCCCGCATGAACAGCCGCGACACCGCCGCCCAGGTGCAGCAAAACCAGGCCGCCGTCGCCGAGGCCGAGGCCGCCCTGGCCGACCTGCGCCGGGGCAGCCGCCCCGACGAAATTACCCAGGCCGAAGCGGCTGTAGAGGCCAACCGGGCCCAGGTGCGCGACGCCCAGGCCCGGCTCGACCTGGCCACCAGCGATCTGGCCCGTCGCCAGCAGCTGTTTGAGCGGGGGGCCGTGGCCGCCACCGACCTCGACACTGCCGCCCGCGAGCAGCGCAGCGCCCAGGCAGCCCTGGAGCAGGCCCAGGCCCGCGTCACCGAGTCGCTGCGGCGGGTCGATGACCTGCGCAGCGGGCCGAGGCAGGAGGCGATCGCCCAGGCTGAGGCCCGCCTGGCCCAGGCCCGCGCCCAGCTGGCGGGAGCCCAGATCCGTCAGGATGAAAGCCTGATTCGCGCTCCCTTTGGGGGAATTATTACCCAAAAATTTGCCACCGAGGGGGCCTTTGTCACCCCCACCACCTCCGCTTCGGATCTGTCGTCGGCCACCTCTACGGCGATCGTGGCCCTGGCCGAAGATCTAGAAGTGCTGGCCGAGGTGCCCGAGGCCGACATTGCCCTGATTGAGCCAGGGCAGACCGTGGAGGTAGTGGCCGATGCCTTTGCCGAACAGACCTTTGCTGGCCGGGTCAAGCTGGTGGCCCCCGAGGCCATCGATCGCCAAAACGTCACGCTGTTTCAGGTGCGCATTGAGCTGCTGGACGGCAAAGAGAGGCTGCGATCGAACATGAACGTCAACGTGGCTTTCATTGGCGACCAGCTGGCCAACGCCCTGGTGGTGCCGACGGTGGCGGTAGTTACCCAGGCGGGCCAGAGCGGTGTGCTGGTGCCCGGTGCCAACCGCGACATTGTGTTTCAGCCGGTGACCCTCGGCCCTCAGGTGGGCAATCAGATCCAAATTGTGGATGGCTTGGGGGAGGGCGATCGCGTCTTTATCGACCTGCCCCCGGGCCGCTCCCTCGAAAACATCACCATCCGCCAGGAGCGCTAG
- a CDS encoding CPP1-like family protein, translated as MSDQNSYELLGLTEASTFEEIQAARDRLVDQYVEEPKQQAAVEAAYDAILMERLRLRQEGKIKVPDRIRFAENVPETPPPVKSSPSLPRPDWLNSLVDTPSRDDILWPAVTYAGLTLLGFAAPSLALAVAIGAAIYFLNRKENKFWRSVLLTLGGLAAGLALGLTVGQLLIPQGAQFAWASPDAIAAAVTCLSLWTVSSFLR; from the coding sequence ATGAGCGACCAAAATTCGTACGAACTGCTGGGGCTGACGGAAGCCTCGACCTTTGAAGAAATTCAGGCGGCTCGCGATCGCCTGGTCGATCAGTATGTCGAAGAGCCTAAGCAGCAGGCCGCCGTCGAAGCCGCCTACGACGCCATTTTGATGGAGCGCCTGCGGCTCCGTCAGGAGGGCAAAATCAAGGTGCCCGACCGCATTCGCTTTGCCGAAAACGTGCCCGAAACACCGCCACCGGTCAAGTCCTCTCCCTCGCTGCCTCGCCCTGACTGGCTCAACAGCCTGGTCGATACCCCCAGCCGCGACGACATTCTCTGGCCCGCCGTGACCTACGCCGGGCTGACGCTGTTGGGCTTTGCGGCACCCTCCCTGGCGCTGGCGGTGGCCATCGGAGCGGCCATCTACTTTCTCAACCGCAAGGAAAACAAGTTCTGGCGATCGGTGCTGCTCACCCTGGGGGGGCTGGCCGCCGGTCTCGCCCTGGGACTGACCGTAGGCCAGCTGCTGATCCCCCAGGGGGCACAGTTTGCCTGGGCCAGTCCCGATGCGATCGCCGCCGCAGTGACCTGCCTGTCCCTGTGGACGGTGAGCAGCTTTCTGCGCTAG
- a CDS encoding photosystem I reaction center subunit II PsaD, with the protein MTETLTGQTPIFGGSTGGLLTKASVEEKYAITWTSPKKQVFEMPTGGAAFMNEGDNLLYLARKEQCLALGRQLRNKFKPRIENYKIYRVYPSGEMQYLHPADGVFPEKVNEGRGAVNSIGRNIGANPDPATIKFSGKTPYEV; encoded by the coding sequence ATGACTGAAACGCTGACAGGTCAAACACCTATTTTTGGAGGCAGCACCGGCGGTCTCCTCACCAAGGCTTCGGTTGAAGAAAAATACGCCATCACCTGGACTAGCCCCAAAAAACAAGTTTTTGAGATGCCTACCGGTGGGGCAGCCTTCATGAACGAAGGAGACAACCTTCTTTACCTGGCTCGCAAAGAGCAGTGCCTGGCCTTGGGCAGACAGCTACGCAACAAATTTAAGCCCAGAATTGAAAACTACAAGATCTACCGCGTTTACCCCAGCGGTGAAATGCAGTACCTGCACCCGGCGGACGGCGTCTTCCCTGAGAAGGTGAACGAGGGCCGCGGAGCGGTGAACAGCATTGGTCGCAACATCGGTGCCAATCCCGATCCGGCCACCATTAAGTTTAGCGGCAAGACCCCCTACGAAGTGTAG
- a CDS encoding phage tail sheath C-terminal domain-containing protein: MPEMILPGTYIEVRDEGLISAGRISTGNIGIVGTASRGAEAGTVLVSSLSEAREKFGEADDGLTLMRSLQLIYQNGGKTVYAVCTGACSEFTLSTTVEGQPVAGITLQVKQPGTAGNSLTVDVSEVTGGSSTGLRRVEIKQGSKVEASYTVSSLAELEKAITGTSQLVRVARLNIDVKDKLPDVLATAGKFAGGAPPNYKQGLEALEKDIINIVVLAGQDSGNGSMLTDLQGHLTQTAKIKRERMGVMGLGFAQGKKGPVPEDVPASDRLVLVTPGAVLKGNPGSPEIALSSGYLAAAVAGLMSSLPVHTSPTNKTLALDGLTDIFNSGTLEQLVQKRLLAVEQRDGFRIVKGLTTHDGAWQQITTRRIVDYAIYGVRSSCNPYIGKLNNVRVRGAMKATLDGFLSRMVEDEALVGYQLEVSATRAQEIAGEAMVTMTLQPTFSIDFVKVTMSLS, from the coding sequence ATGCCAGAGATGATTTTGCCGGGTACCTATATTGAGGTACGGGATGAAGGGTTGATCAGCGCTGGGCGGATCTCAACCGGAAATATTGGAATTGTCGGCACCGCCTCTAGGGGTGCCGAGGCGGGGACGGTGTTGGTCAGCAGCCTCAGTGAAGCGCGAGAGAAATTTGGCGAGGCGGACGATGGGCTGACTCTGATGCGATCGCTGCAATTGATCTACCAAAACGGCGGCAAAACCGTCTACGCTGTCTGCACCGGAGCCTGTAGCGAATTCACCCTCAGCACCACCGTTGAGGGGCAACCCGTAGCCGGCATCACCCTCCAGGTTAAGCAGCCGGGAACAGCCGGCAACTCGTTGACCGTTGACGTTAGTGAAGTGACGGGGGGCAGTTCTACCGGCCTGCGGAGAGTCGAGATTAAGCAGGGTAGTAAGGTAGAGGCCTCCTACACAGTGAGCAGCCTGGCCGAGTTGGAAAAGGCCATTACTGGCACGTCTCAGCTGGTACGAGTAGCCCGCCTCAATATTGATGTCAAGGACAAGCTGCCCGATGTGTTGGCAACGGCAGGCAAATTTGCCGGGGGCGCTCCTCCCAACTATAAACAAGGCCTGGAAGCCTTAGAGAAGGACATCATCAACATTGTTGTGCTGGCTGGCCAGGACAGTGGCAATGGCAGCATGTTGACCGATTTGCAGGGCCACCTCACCCAAACGGCGAAGATTAAGCGAGAGCGGATGGGGGTGATGGGGTTGGGCTTTGCCCAGGGCAAAAAGGGGCCCGTTCCCGAAGATGTACCCGCCAGCGATCGCCTCGTTTTAGTCACCCCTGGCGCTGTCTTAAAGGGCAACCCTGGTTCACCAGAGATCGCCCTTTCGTCGGGCTATTTGGCCGCAGCCGTGGCGGGCTTAATGTCATCGCTGCCCGTCCACACCAGTCCTACTAACAAAACCCTTGCCTTGGACGGGCTCACCGACATTTTTAACAGCGGCACCCTCGAACAGCTGGTACAGAAACGGCTGCTGGCCGTGGAGCAGCGCGACGGCTTTCGCATTGTGAAGGGCCTTACCACCCACGACGGAGCCTGGCAGCAGATTACCACCCGCCGCATTGTGGACTATGCCATCTACGGAGTGCGATCGAGCTGCAACCCCTACATTGGCAAGCTGAATAATGTGCGGGTGCGGGGGGCGATGAAGGCTACCCTGGACGGCTTTTTAAGCCGCATGGTGGAGGACGAGGCCCTGGTGGGCTACCAGCTAGAGGTTTCGGCTACCCGCGCCCAGGAAATTGCCGGGGAAGCCATGGTCACGATGACCCTCCAGCCCACCTTCAGCATTGATTTTGTCAAAGTCACGATGTCCCTCAGCTAG
- a CDS encoding glucose 1-dehydrogenase, translated as MKGLVGKTALITGASSGIGQAIAIRLAEEGCNIVINYRSNPDAAEDTRRQAMEKACQDVENCGVKALLVKGDVSQEADAIALVQQTVEHFGQLDILINNAGVQTESPSDAIEADSFDWVLGVNLRGAYLCARETIKHLLAQNRPGSIINISSVHEIIPRPQYLSYSISKGGLGNMTKTLALEYAARGIRVNGIAPGATITPINEAWTEDPEKQAEVESHIPMGRAGTSEEMAAAVAFLASDEAAYITGQTLYIDGGLTLYADFQEPWSA; from the coding sequence ATGAAAGGACTTGTCGGCAAAACCGCTCTGATCACTGGCGCTTCGTCAGGCATCGGTCAGGCCATTGCCATCCGCCTGGCGGAGGAGGGCTGCAACATTGTCATCAACTACCGCAGCAACCCCGATGCCGCCGAAGACACCCGCCGCCAGGCCATGGAGAAAGCCTGTCAAGACGTAGAAAACTGTGGCGTTAAGGCCCTGCTGGTCAAGGGCGATGTGTCCCAGGAGGCCGATGCCATAGCCCTGGTACAGCAGACCGTCGAGCACTTTGGCCAGCTGGACATTTTAATCAACAACGCTGGGGTGCAGACCGAAAGCCCCTCCGACGCGATCGAGGCCGATAGCTTTGACTGGGTACTCGGAGTCAACCTGCGCGGGGCCTACCTGTGCGCCCGCGAAACCATCAAACATCTGCTGGCCCAAAATCGCCCGGGCAGCATCATCAACATTTCCAGTGTCCATGAAATCATTCCCCGACCCCAGTATCTGAGCTACTCCATCAGCAAAGGCGGCCTGGGCAATATGACCAAAACCCTGGCGCTGGAATACGCAGCCCGAGGTATTCGCGTCAACGGCATTGCCCCCGGAGCGACCATCACCCCAATCAACGAGGCCTGGACCGAAGACCCTGAAAAGCAGGCCGAGGTTGAGAGCCACATTCCCATGGGTCGAGCCGGCACCAGCGAGGAGATGGCCGCTGCTGTTGCCTTTTTGGCCTCTGACGAAGCTGCCTACATCACTGGGCAAACGCTTTACATTGACGGTGGGCTAACCCTGTATGCCGATTTTCAGGAGCCGTGGTCAGCTTAG
- a CDS encoding 4-hydroxyphenylpyruvate dioxygenase family protein: MEFNHLSFYVDEVAPWRDWFVQSWGGVWLTQPPGQPAGETALVYVGQVPLLLVADAAIVTAYLDKHPPGIGDVALRVGDLEQTLHQVVTAGGTILQPMTLDPWGRGRWGQIQGWGSLSHTLVESWQAEPWVPGIAPSASTGPAAPSSLITAIDHAVVNVPTGELPQAVAWYTSQLGFQPRQRFAIDTSRSGLLSQVLAHPQGSAQLPINEPATANSQVQEFLDYNRGGGIQHVALHTDDIVRTVEQLRQGGISFLPVPQSYYEALGDRPGYQAQGDLPSEWLYQREAAIARLQILVDWEPHLPQARLLQTFTQPFLSIPTVFFELIQRQVVRVDGNLAQAQGFGERNFQALFEAIEREQMKRGSLT, from the coding sequence ATGGAGTTCAACCATCTGAGTTTTTATGTGGATGAGGTGGCCCCCTGGCGCGACTGGTTTGTCCAGTCGTGGGGGGGGGTCTGGCTCACTCAGCCCCCAGGGCAGCCAGCGGGCGAGACGGCCTTGGTGTATGTGGGACAGGTGCCGCTGCTGCTGGTCGCCGATGCGGCGATAGTCACCGCTTACCTAGACAAGCACCCGCCGGGCATCGGTGACGTTGCCCTACGGGTTGGCGACCTAGAGCAAACCCTGCACCAGGTCGTCACCGCCGGCGGCACGATACTCCAGCCCATGACCCTCGATCCGTGGGGGCGGGGGCGGTGGGGACAAATTCAAGGCTGGGGATCGCTCAGCCATACCCTGGTAGAGTCGTGGCAGGCAGAGCCCTGGGTGCCGGGAATTGCCCCCAGCGCCTCCACCGGCCCCGCCGCCCCCAGCAGCCTGATCACCGCCATTGACCATGCCGTAGTCAACGTTCCCACGGGGGAGCTGCCCCAGGCGGTAGCCTGGTACACCAGTCAGCTTGGCTTTCAGCCCCGGCAGCGGTTTGCCATTGACACCTCGCGCTCAGGGCTGCTGAGCCAGGTGCTGGCCCATCCCCAGGGCAGCGCCCAACTGCCGATCAATGAACCCGCCACGGCCAACTCCCAGGTGCAGGAGTTTCTCGACTACAACCGGGGTGGCGGCATCCAGCATGTGGCGCTCCACACCGACGATATTGTCCGCACGGTGGAGCAGTTGCGCCAGGGGGGCATTAGCTTTTTGCCGGTGCCCCAGAGCTACTACGAGGCCCTAGGAGATCGCCCCGGCTATCAAGCCCAGGGCGATCTGCCGTCGGAGTGGCTGTACCAGCGCGAGGCCGCCATTGCCCGCCTGCAAATTTTGGTCGATTGGGAACCCCACCTGCCCCAGGCGCGTTTGCTGCAAACCTTTACCCAGCCCTTTTTGAGCATTCCTACCGTGTTTTTTGAGCTGATTCAGCGGCAGGTGGTGCGGGTTGATGGCAACCTAGCCCAAGCCCAGGGGTTTGGGGAACGGAACTTTCAAGCGCTGTTTGAGGCGATTGAACGGGAGCAGATGAAGCGGGGCAGTTTGACGTAG
- a CDS encoding TrkA family potassium uptake protein, which translates to MYVLIGGAGMLGLDLAKTLLEEGHTVAVVDTDPLACQYAREKIGVMAFEGSAVNTTTLLEAGIRKADAVIAALPEDALNLAIVTLSKHYGVPQTVVRMSDRDFAEPYQLAGATHTISTTELTINRIVSAIEYPQVEAMMHFEQGQVEVLKLPIPQQCTIVGRTVAEIAQDARFPAGTLIIGYQAHPQEDLTIPNGSTVLESGSTILAVTKPGLVRKMLDFMGLCS; encoded by the coding sequence ATGTACGTATTGATTGGCGGCGCTGGCATGCTCGGCCTAGACCTGGCTAAAACCCTGCTAGAGGAAGGCCACACGGTGGCGGTAGTCGATACTGACCCGCTGGCCTGCCAGTACGCCCGTGAAAAGATCGGCGTCATGGCCTTTGAGGGCAGCGCCGTAAATACCACCACTCTGCTGGAGGCGGGCATTCGCAAGGCCGACGCGGTGATTGCGGCTCTGCCCGAGGACGCCCTCAATCTGGCCATCGTCACGCTGTCAAAGCACTACGGGGTGCCCCAGACCGTGGTGCGCATGAGCGATCGCGACTTTGCCGAGCCCTACCAACTGGCCGGGGCCACCCACACCATCAGCACCACCGAACTCACCATCAACCGCATTGTCAGCGCCATCGAGTATCCCCAGGTGGAAGCCATGATGCACTTTGAGCAGGGCCAGGTGGAGGTGCTCAAGCTGCCGATTCCTCAGCAGTGCACCATCGTGGGCCGCACCGTGGCCGAAATTGCCCAAGATGCGCGGTTTCCGGCGGGTACGCTGATCATTGGCTACCAGGCCCACCCCCAGGAAGATTTGACCATTCCCAACGGCAGTACGGTGCTGGAAAGTGGGTCCACCATTTTGGCGGTGACCAAACCCGGCCTGGTGCGAAAGATGCTCGACTTCATGGGGCTATGTTCGTGA
- a CDS encoding Gfo/Idh/MocA family protein — protein sequence MAETPLRVAVVGTGFGQKVHIPGLQAHHRTEVVAVYHRDLARARAIAAAHGIALACDSVESLVALPEVDAVTVATPPFLHYAQAKTVLEAGKHLLLEKPTALSGAEAEAIAQLASDRGLIATMDFEFRFVPAWQRLAELLAGGYVGNLRFVNITWTVPGRADPSRPWNWYSQRDQGGGALGAFASHSFDYITWLFGPIRRLCARLSTAIPQRPDTAGKLQSVDADDTCSLMLDLASGVPCQVAISSVTYAGRGHWVEVYGDGGTLVLGSDNLTDYVHGFRLWGSQGGAALEALQVPDRLQFPTTYGDGRIAPFVRVLNHWVSDIDRGQATAPSIWDGVRSQQLMDLAHQSHRQNTWVEVPPARP from the coding sequence ATGGCAGAAACTCCCCTTCGTGTGGCGGTAGTCGGCACCGGCTTTGGGCAAAAAGTACACATTCCGGGCTTGCAGGCCCACCACCGCACCGAGGTGGTGGCGGTGTACCACCGCGATCTGGCCAGGGCCAGGGCGATCGCCGCCGCCCACGGCATTGCCCTAGCCTGCGACAGCGTCGAAAGCCTGGTGGCGCTGCCCGAGGTAGATGCCGTCACGGTAGCCACGCCGCCGTTTTTGCACTACGCCCAAGCCAAAACTGTGCTCGAAGCTGGCAAGCATCTGCTGCTCGAAAAGCCCACGGCCCTGTCGGGGGCCGAGGCCGAAGCCATTGCCCAACTGGCGAGCGATCGCGGCCTGATTGCCACCATGGACTTCGAGTTTCGCTTCGTGCCCGCCTGGCAGCGGCTGGCGGAGCTGCTGGCGGGCGGCTACGTCGGCAACCTGCGGTTTGTCAACATCACCTGGACGGTGCCGGGCCGCGCCGACCCCAGCCGTCCCTGGAACTGGTACTCGCAGCGCGACCAGGGAGGCGGTGCCCTGGGGGCCTTTGCCTCCCACAGCTTTGACTACATCACCTGGCTGTTTGGCCCCATCCGGCGGCTGTGCGCCCGCCTCAGCACCGCCATTCCCCAGCGGCCCGACACCGCTGGCAAGCTTCAGTCGGTAGATGCCGACGACACCTGTAGTTTGATGCTCGATCTGGCCAGCGGTGTCCCCTGCCAGGTGGCGATTAGCTCCGTCACCTACGCTGGGCGGGGCCACTGGGTGGAGGTCTACGGCGACGGTGGCACCCTGGTGCTGGGCAGCGACAACCTCACCGACTACGTCCACGGCTTTAGGCTCTGGGGCAGCCAGGGGGGAGCCGCCCTCGAAGCACTACAGGTGCCCGATCGCCTGCAATTTCCCACCACCTACGGCGATGGCCGCATCGCTCCCTTTGTGCGGGTGCTCAACCACTGGGTCAGCGATATCGACCGGGGCCAGGCCACCGCGCCGTCGATCTGGGATGGGGTGCGATCGCAGCAGCTGATGGATTTGGCCCACCAGTCCCACCGCCAAAATACCTGGGTTGAGGTACCTCCAGCCCGTCCCTAG
- a CDS encoding sodium:proton antiporter, which translates to MGWWLAQGPAGAEALAGTGGSVTSLVNTLIVLLLVATVVALITRRLRIPYVVGLVLAGLTITKSLLPGTVGLNPEVILNLFLPILIFEAAINTDISRLRSTIKPIALIAGPGVLLAAVITAALLQWGLGLATITAAAIGVILTITDTVSVIAAFRTVPVPPRLATIVEGESLFNDGTALVLLGMITTIHLQGSFTAWQGLQQVVIAFVGGGILGLGLGYLCVGLFQQLDDALSNILLTVAVSLGTFQIGQALGVSSAIAVVVAGLVIGELGFRQTSASTKVSLLNFWEYAGFGVNTFIFLLVGIEVDPEVLLQTIPAALFAVLAYQTGRILTTYPLLYLLGFCDRPLPLRWQHVLILGNVKGSLSMALALSLPPDLPGRQQVVALVFSTVLVSLVGQGLSLPVLVKRLRLTIPSATKKRLETLQLNLIAAKAGQQELASLLQSGSLPKNLYEELFAAYQAQIASADRDLREFYNQRTLNDAAHLEDQSHLDGLRRRLYLAEKGAVNDALRKGLLSEETSQLYVRALNEKLLSLKDD; encoded by the coding sequence ATGGGTTGGTGGCTGGCCCAGGGGCCAGCGGGGGCAGAGGCGCTGGCAGGGACTGGCGGCAGTGTCACCAGCCTGGTCAACACCTTGATCGTGTTGCTGCTGGTGGCCACGGTGGTCGCCCTGATCACCCGGCGGCTGCGCATCCCCTACGTGGTGGGGCTGGTGCTGGCGGGGCTGACGATTACTAAGTCGCTGCTGCCGGGGACGGTGGGCCTCAACCCTGAGGTGATTTTGAACCTGTTTTTGCCGATCTTGATCTTTGAGGCGGCTATCAACACCGACATTAGCCGGTTGCGCAGCACCATTAAGCCCATTGCCCTGATTGCGGGGCCGGGGGTACTGCTGGCGGCTGTGATCACTGCGGCCCTGCTCCAGTGGGGGCTGGGGCTGGCCACCATTACCGCCGCCGCCATTGGGGTTATTTTAACCATCACCGATACAGTATCGGTGATCGCCGCCTTTAGAACCGTGCCGGTTCCCCCCCGGCTGGCCACCATCGTTGAGGGCGAAAGCCTGTTTAACGACGGCACGGCGCTGGTGCTGCTGGGCATGATCACCACTATCCACCTGCAGGGGTCGTTTACGGCCTGGCAGGGCCTTCAGCAGGTGGTGATTGCCTTTGTCGGCGGGGGCATCCTGGGGCTGGGGCTGGGCTACCTGTGCGTGGGCCTGTTTCAGCAGCTTGACGATGCCCTGAGCAATATTCTGCTGACGGTGGCGGTGTCGCTGGGTACGTTTCAGATTGGGCAGGCCCTGGGGGTGTCCAGCGCGATCGCCGTCGTGGTTGCCGGGCTGGTGATCGGCGAGCTGGGCTTTCGCCAGACCTCGGCCTCTACCAAAGTCTCCCTGCTCAACTTTTGGGAATACGCCGGGTTCGGGGTGAACACCTTTATCTTTTTGCTGGTGGGCATTGAGGTCGATCCGGAGGTGCTGCTGCAAACTATTCCGGCGGCGCTGTTTGCGGTGCTGGCCTACCAGACGGGCCGCATTTTAACCACCTACCCCCTGCTGTACCTGCTGGGTTTTTGCGATCGCCCCCTGCCCCTGCGCTGGCAGCACGTGCTGATCTTGGGCAACGTCAAAGGGTCGCTGTCGATGGCGTTAGCGCTCAGCCTGCCCCCCGACCTGCCGGGGCGGCAGCAGGTGGTCGCCCTGGTGTTTAGCACCGTGCTGGTGTCGCTGGTGGGCCAGGGGCTCAGCCTGCCGGTGCTAGTCAAGCGGCTGCGGCTCACCATCCCCTCAGCCACCAAAAAACGGCTTGAAACCCTCCAGCTCAACCTGATTGCCGCCAAGGCCGGTCAGCAAGAACTGGCCAGTCTGCTCCAGTCGGGCAGTTTGCCCAAAAACCTCTACGAAGAGCTGTTTGCCGCCTACCAGGCCCAGATCGCCAGCGCCGATCGCGATCTGCGCGAGTTCTACAACCAGCGCACCCTCAACGATGCCGCCCATCTAGAAGACCAGAGCCACCTAGACGGGCTGCGCCGCCGCCTGTACCTGGCCGAAAAAGGGGCCGTCAATGACGCCCTGCGCAAGGGGCTGCTGTCCGAAGAAACCAGCCAGCTCTACGTCAGGGCGCTCAACGAGAAACTGCTGTCGCTTAAGGATGACTGA